In a genomic window of Anoxybacter fermentans:
- a CDS encoding prepilin peptidase, producing the protein MINDLGYLFLLGFLGIKDLKYRRIKHWQIFTFLVYILIQIVSRKYLTSFILINFLIVTFLGFIGYLIGRIGAADVKVIALSSLYNFYRYHPWWVWKAGILTGIIDLLLGALYYHPKGEATPLLFSWMLANLLFFILWLIQSPLS; encoded by the coding sequence ATGATCAATGATCTAGGATATCTTTTTTTGCTAGGCTTTTTGGGTATCAAGGATTTAAAATATAGAAGGATAAAACACTGGCAAATTTTTACCTTTTTGGTTTACATCCTGATACAGATAGTGAGTAGAAAATATCTCACCAGCTTTATTTTGATTAATTTCCTTATTGTAACCTTTCTTGGTTTTATTGGCTATCTTATTGGGAGAATAGGGGCGGCTGATGTGAAAGTCATCGCCCTTTCCTCCCTATATAACTTCTACCGCTACCATCCATGGTGGGTCTGGAAAGCGGGAATCCTTACTGGAATAATTGATCTTTTACTAGGAGCCCTCTATTATCACCCCAAAGGAGAAGCTACTCCTCTTCTTTTCTCCTGGATGCTGGCCAATCTCCTTTTTTTTATCTTATGGTTGATTCAATCACCGTTATCTTAA
- the hypB gene encoding hydrogenase nickel incorporation protein HypB, protein MKKIKIVKSVLKANDRVSEQNRQIFDQHNLLVMNVIGSPGAGKTTLLEGLIKRVKDRLKIAVIEGDIFTIRDAKRIEACGVDVVQINTGGGCHLDAVMVQEALENLNLNKLDLLVIENVGNLVCPAAFNLGEDFKMVVMSITEGDDKPEKYPRIFQESKVLVVTKIDLLKYNQFDMERFLNEVKGIQPDIEIFKVSSIKGEGLDELVEWIIKQLEVKKSMSA, encoded by the coding sequence GTGAAGAAAATAAAAATTGTCAAAAGTGTATTAAAGGCCAATGATCGGGTGAGTGAACAGAATCGGCAGATTTTTGATCAACATAATCTGTTGGTAATGAACGTGATAGGTTCTCCGGGAGCTGGAAAAACCACATTACTGGAAGGGCTGATTAAGCGGGTTAAAGACAGATTAAAGATTGCTGTTATAGAAGGAGATATCTTCACCATCCGGGATGCCAAACGGATTGAAGCCTGTGGAGTTGATGTAGTTCAGATTAACACCGGTGGAGGATGTCATCTGGATGCAGTAATGGTACAGGAGGCCCTTGAAAATCTGAATTTAAATAAACTGGATCTTTTGGTAATTGAAAATGTTGGCAATCTAGTCTGTCCTGCTGCATTTAACCTGGGAGAAGATTTTAAAATGGTGGTAATGAGTATAACCGAGGGTGATGATAAGCCTGAAAAATATCCACGGATCTTTCAGGAGTCGAAAGTACTTGTGGTAACTAAAATTGATTTACTTAAGTATAATCAGTTTGATATGGAAAGGTTTTTGAATGAAGTAAAGGGAATCCAGCCTGACATTGAAATATTTAAAGTTTCCAGTATTAAAGGGGAAGGGCTGGATGAATTAGTAGAGTGGATAATAAAACAGTTGGAAGTTAAAAAGAGCATGTCAGCGTAA
- the hypE gene encoding hydrogenase expression/formation protein HypE, with translation MSDKILLGHGSGGTMTRKLIENLIVKTLGNPTLNKLTDAATLNLPSGRLAMTTDSFVVTPPVFPGGDIGKLAVYGTINDLVMVGTKPFYLSLAFILEEGIELELFRRIVDSIAEAAENVGVEIVTGDTKVVEKGKGDQIYINTTGIGIIPDGIEMSPERIQVGDKVILSGTMGDHGITILACRKGLEMKTDLKSDCAPLHRLVNAMLDVEPKIRVMRDPTRGGVASVLNEIAEQAGVEIKVEESRVPILPQVQGMCDLLGLDPFHVANEGKLIAVVPAESAEEVLSAMRALPEGKDAAIIGEVVAKTEYPEVFVETEIGTTRILEMLAGDQLPRIC, from the coding sequence ATGTCCGATAAGATTTTACTCGGCCACGGAAGTGGTGGAACAATGACTAGAAAATTGATTGAAAATTTGATTGTTAAGACTTTAGGAAATCCAACTTTAAATAAACTCACCGATGCAGCTACATTAAATTTACCCTCAGGTCGTCTAGCAATGACAACTGACTCTTTTGTGGTTACTCCACCCGTTTTTCCTGGTGGAGATATTGGTAAACTGGCAGTTTATGGGACGATAAATGATCTGGTTATGGTAGGAACAAAACCTTTTTATCTCAGTCTGGCTTTTATTTTGGAAGAAGGAATTGAATTAGAGTTATTTCGTAGGATAGTTGATTCAATAGCAGAGGCAGCGGAAAATGTAGGAGTAGAGATTGTAACCGGGGATACCAAAGTGGTGGAGAAAGGTAAAGGGGATCAAATATATATAAACACGACGGGGATAGGCATAATTCCTGATGGTATAGAGATGTCTCCTGAGAGGATTCAGGTTGGAGATAAGGTAATATTGAGCGGTACTATGGGAGATCATGGAATCACCATCCTGGCGTGTCGGAAAGGTTTAGAGATGAAGACGGATTTAAAAAGCGACTGTGCACCATTACATCGATTGGTTAATGCCATGCTAGATGTAGAGCCGAAGATCAGAGTAATGCGTGACCCAACCCGTGGTGGTGTAGCATCTGTGTTGAATGAAATTGCTGAACAGGCAGGTGTAGAGATAAAAGTAGAAGAGAGCAGAGTACCCATTTTGCCACAGGTGCAGGGGATGTGCGATCTTTTGGGATTAGATCCTTTTCATGTGGCAAATGAAGGTAAGTTAATAGCAGTTGTGCCTGCTGAATCAGCGGAGGAAGTTCTATCTGCCATGCGTGCACTGCCGGAAGGTAAAGATGCGGCGATCATCGGTGAAGTGGTGGCAAAAACTGAGTATCCCGAAGTATTTGTGGAGACGGAGATTGGAACAACCCGGATTCTGGAGATGTTGGCAGGAGACCAATTACCAAGGATATGTTAA
- a CDS encoding hydrogenase maturation protease, with protein MKTAVIGIGNILQKDDGIGIWVIREFMKEGIEGVEIIDGGTAVYDLISTFMKYNRLIIVDSLKAGHEPGTIYRLTLKELKWREGKSSLHEIHFLDVLKMLQKLGHNPDVVVIGMEPKEICYQMGLSEELEEKIPYVIEIIKEEISNFNIRRTENA; from the coding sequence ATGAAAACTGCTGTTATCGGGATAGGAAACATTTTACAAAAGGATGATGGTATCGGAATCTGGGTTATTAGAGAATTTATGAAAGAAGGGATAGAAGGTGTAGAGATTATAGATGGCGGGACTGCCGTCTATGATCTCATTTCCACCTTCATGAAATACAACCGGTTAATCATAGTGGACAGCCTTAAAGCTGGTCATGAGCCGGGCACTATCTATCGGTTGACTTTAAAGGAACTCAAATGGAGGGAAGGGAAATCTTCCCTTCATGAGATTCATTTTTTGGACGTTTTGAAGATGCTCCAGAAACTGGGCCATAATCCGGATGTGGTAGTTATAGGAATGGAACCAAAAGAAATTTGTTATCAAATGGGATTATCGGAAGAGTTAGAAGAAAAAATTCCATATGTCATCGAAATTATTAAAGAAGAAATTAGTAATTTTAACATCAGGAGGACAGAAAATGCATGA
- the hypA gene encoding hydrogenase maturation nickel metallochaperone HypA → MHELSLMQSIFEIVEAEMKAHGLAHIDLVKIKVGELTAVEGASMQFAFEVLKKGTGLENARLEIEYVPGVAYCAKCDLRYLMEGYRIICPQCGRGGRIIAGKELYVDSLGVDDGEENKNCQKCIKGQ, encoded by the coding sequence ATGCATGAACTATCTCTGATGCAGAGTATTTTTGAGATTGTAGAGGCTGAGATGAAGGCTCATGGTCTGGCCCATATAGATCTGGTCAAAATTAAAGTAGGAGAGTTGACAGCTGTTGAGGGAGCGTCTATGCAATTTGCATTTGAGGTATTGAAGAAGGGGACGGGATTAGAAAATGCTCGACTGGAGATAGAGTATGTACCCGGTGTGGCCTATTGTGCTAAATGTGATCTTCGGTATCTAATGGAGGGATATCGGATAATCTGTCCGCAATGTGGAAGAGGGGGTCGGATTATAGCTGGTAAGGAGTTATATGTAGATTCGTTGGGGGTGGATGATGGTGAAGAAAATAAAAATTGTCAAAAGTGTATTAAAGGCCAATGA
- a CDS encoding HypC/HybG/HupF family hydrogenase formation chaperone: protein MCIGVPGQIISIIRFEGIVETKGIQRKVNLALVPEAKVGDYVMVHAGTAIQIINNEEAQATLKLLEELVGDEE, encoded by the coding sequence ATGTGTATTGGAGTTCCTGGACAGATTATAAGTATTATAAGGTTTGAAGGAATTGTAGAAACAAAAGGTATTCAGCGGAAAGTGAATTTAGCACTGGTACCGGAAGCAAAAGTAGGAGATTATGTCATGGTTCATGCTGGAACGGCGATTCAAATAATTAATAATGAGGAAGCTCAGGCTACATTGAAATTATTAGAGGAGTTGGTAGGTGATGAAGAATAG
- a CDS encoding hydrogenase small subunit — MEFKEKSLKRRNGSMRITRREFLKWAATSAAALGLSQLDLLRLEKVLADSSAPPVIWIQGASCSGCAISLLNVTDPTTVDDVLLNHISLKYHPNLSAVAGHMAMEKIEYEMIDKMGQFILVVEGSVPTSANGKYCIVGEKTDGTPWTMYQAVQDLAAKAKYVIAAGTCAAFGGIPGGNPNPTSVVHLDEIVEKNKVVNLPACPVHPTHLVKVILELISTGMPALDGEGRPKAFFSRKLHSNCPRRGTSRAKKIGEFGCMNGLGCNGPNTYIDCPLVKWNNGVNWCIGSNHPCIGCAYPGFPDAVSPFYKF, encoded by the coding sequence GTGGAATTTAAAGAAAAGAGTTTAAAAAGGAGGAATGGGAGTATGAGAATTACTCGCCGTGAATTTTTGAAATGGGCAGCTACTTCCGCTGCTGCTTTAGGTCTTTCGCAGTTGGATTTATTACGGCTGGAGAAAGTATTAGCTGATTCTTCTGCTCCACCTGTCATCTGGATTCAAGGAGCAAGCTGTAGTGGTTGTGCTATCTCTTTATTAAATGTAACAGATCCAACTACTGTTGATGATGTATTATTAAATCACATTAGTCTCAAGTATCACCCAAACCTCTCTGCTGTTGCAGGTCATATGGCAATGGAAAAGATAGAGTATGAAATGATTGATAAGATGGGTCAATTTATTCTGGTAGTAGAAGGGTCTGTGCCGACCAGTGCTAATGGCAAGTATTGTATTGTTGGCGAAAAGACCGATGGCACCCCCTGGACCATGTATCAGGCTGTTCAGGATCTGGCTGCTAAGGCTAAATATGTGATTGCTGCAGGCACCTGTGCTGCTTTTGGCGGAATTCCCGGTGGCAATCCAAATCCAACTAGTGTTGTCCACCTTGATGAGATCGTTGAGAAAAATAAAGTGGTTAATTTGCCAGCATGCCCGGTTCATCCAACCCATCTGGTAAAAGTGATACTAGAACTTATTTCCACCGGAATGCCAGCCCTGGATGGCGAAGGAAGACCAAAAGCATTCTTCAGCCGTAAATTACATAGCAATTGTCCACGTAGGGGAACTTCCCGGGCGAAGAAAATTGGTGAATTTGGCTGCATGAATGGATTAGGTTGTAATGGACCAAATACTTACATTGATTGCCCACTTGTTAAGTGGAACAATGGGGTTAATTGGTGTATTGGATCCAACCATCCATGTATCGGTTGTGCATATCCCGGTTTTCCAGATGCTGTATCCCCATTCTATAAATTTTAA
- the tatC gene encoding twin-arginine translocase subunit TatC: MTKSRYDQKMTLVEHLTDLRKCIIKAILGWLVGIVLIFLYADRVYYYMTEPLGVTNLVYISPIEGFLTYLKIAIYGGLMLASPVIIYQLFRFVLPGLYQHERVILFTLIPTAFLLMVVGISFGYFVVLPFALKYLLNFSSLNVQPMLSMQKYIGFVTTSLMILGIVFEMPLVVIGLTKLGVVTPKFLRKHRKYAIVLSVAVGAILTPPDVITQVMMAGPLLFLYEISIWLSYLFWSKKQRKKEKTVSN, encoded by the coding sequence ATGACAAAAAGCAGGTATGATCAAAAAATGACATTGGTTGAACATCTGACCGATTTACGGAAATGTATTATAAAAGCAATATTGGGTTGGCTTGTTGGAATTGTGCTAATCTTTTTATATGCAGATCGGGTTTATTATTATATGACAGAACCTTTAGGAGTTACTAATCTTGTATATATTTCTCCTATTGAGGGTTTTCTTACATATTTGAAAATTGCCATTTATGGCGGTTTGATGTTGGCAAGTCCGGTTATTATTTATCAACTGTTTCGCTTTGTTTTACCCGGTCTTTACCAGCATGAAAGGGTAATTTTGTTTACCTTGATTCCTACAGCATTTCTCCTGATGGTGGTAGGAATATCTTTTGGGTATTTTGTAGTACTTCCTTTTGCTTTAAAGTATTTGCTTAATTTTAGTAGTTTGAATGTTCAACCTATGCTATCGATGCAAAAATATATTGGTTTTGTTACTACTTCTCTGATGATTTTAGGAATCGTCTTTGAGATGCCACTTGTAGTAATCGGTTTAACGAAACTGGGAGTGGTGACTCCAAAATTTTTACGAAAACACCGTAAATATGCTATCGTACTTTCAGTTGCAGTAGGAGCAATTTTGACTCCACCTGATGTAATAACTCAGGTGATGATGGCAGGGCCATTGCTTTTCTTATATGAGATCAGTATCTGGCTTTCATATCTTTTCTGGAGTAAAAAACAGAGAAAAAAAGAAAAGACAGTAAGTAATTAG
- a CDS encoding DUF5685 family protein has product MYGILKARKCQATEQQYREFKAYYCGLCDALATYFGNLSRITVNYDMTFFYLLLDSLVEKSQRTTGLCPTTPWKKRDIIVNKYLHPFLGAANIYLAGLKLKDDLYDQTSVIKKISYQAFQGKMVKAAQILLDLGVDMTKVNKFFENQLIQEASGKSLADYYQVTSQGLAFLLSEGSKLLNLPEKTRLELKKLGFELGKVIYIMDSFVDYPSDTKNDRFNALAQAFGDQIQLVGNLSPEIRNEIYTVLQNSLQNTIQVIEKMDFKKNRDLLNLILQELQIKVQFLVKNTRDMEEVEKIVKSASPIYLLKHPTYFFKSRAAHRKYDRHYHHHHDCCCDCCDCDDLITTAICCDAADCDCDALECLSTGNPCELLECFC; this is encoded by the coding sequence ATGTACGGAATTTTAAAAGCTCGTAAATGCCAGGCTACTGAACAACAGTACCGGGAGTTCAAGGCATATTATTGTGGGCTTTGTGACGCTTTAGCTACCTATTTTGGAAATTTGAGTCGAATAACTGTTAATTACGATATGACTTTCTTTTATCTTCTTTTAGATAGCCTGGTGGAAAAGAGTCAAAGAACTACCGGATTATGTCCCACTACTCCCTGGAAAAAACGGGATATCATTGTTAATAAGTATCTGCACCCCTTTCTGGGAGCGGCAAATATCTATCTGGCTGGTCTTAAACTTAAAGATGACCTTTACGACCAGACCAGCGTAATTAAAAAAATTAGTTATCAGGCTTTTCAGGGAAAAATGGTGAAAGCTGCTCAAATCTTATTAGATTTGGGTGTTGACATGACAAAAGTAAATAAATTTTTTGAAAATCAGTTGATTCAAGAAGCTTCGGGAAAATCATTAGCTGATTACTATCAGGTTACTTCCCAGGGATTAGCTTTTCTTTTGAGTGAAGGAAGTAAGCTATTAAATCTACCTGAAAAAACACGCCTCGAACTTAAAAAATTAGGATTTGAATTAGGTAAGGTTATATACATTATGGATAGTTTTGTCGATTATCCTTCTGATACAAAAAATGATCGGTTTAATGCACTGGCTCAGGCCTTTGGTGATCAAATTCAATTAGTGGGCAATCTTTCTCCTGAAATCCGTAATGAAATTTACACTGTACTTCAAAATTCCCTTCAGAACACGATTCAGGTAATCGAAAAAATGGATTTTAAAAAGAACCGGGATTTGCTCAATCTTATCCTGCAAGAATTGCAAATCAAGGTTCAGTTTTTAGTAAAAAATACCCGTGATATGGAAGAAGTCGAAAAGATTGTCAAATCCGCTTCACCAATTTATCTGTTAAAACACCCAACCTATTTCTTTAAAAGCCGGGCAGCTCATCGGAAGTATGATCGCCACTATCATCACCATCATGACTGCTGTTGTGATTGTTGTGATTGTGATGATCTAATCACAACAGCCATCTGCTGTGATGCAGCCGATTGTGACTGTGATGCTTTAGAGTGTCTCAGCACTGGCAATCCCTGCGAACTTCTGGAGTGCTTCTGTTGA
- a CDS encoding polyprenyl synthetase family protein produces MIIKKIYEHKLKKYRNKINNQLTQIVQNKIDDDKIIEMMHYALESGRRFRPLLFLLTYKIFQPELDNKTYQMATAIELLHKASLVHDDYLDGDKYRRGKASFYHKYGDRMAVIVGDILVSLAFEEFLKATNDPYLVQSWSRLYRLLALGEAKDLIWEGNQDIDTEKLKSMIYGKTASFLEFVMIAGCYLATRNQKLATKMGQFGKEIGFAFQIMNDLNNWCGLEKKLGRLPQQDIISGKVNLVTRLVQQYQTSVIDPAKLKERVTNEAKELALQHIKAAYCILENLDINNKYTKVLASLLKEFDQEWFWVDRDDQ; encoded by the coding sequence TTGATAATCAAAAAAATTTACGAACATAAGTTGAAAAAATATCGCAACAAAATTAATAATCAATTAACACAAATTGTCCAGAATAAAATTGATGATGACAAGATAATAGAAATGATGCACTATGCTTTAGAAAGTGGCCGTAGATTTCGACCACTACTCTTTTTGTTGACCTACAAAATCTTTCAGCCTGAACTGGATAATAAAACTTACCAAATGGCTACCGCCATTGAACTTTTACATAAAGCTTCCCTGGTTCATGACGACTATCTTGATGGAGATAAATACCGTCGTGGTAAGGCCAGCTTTTACCATAAATATGGTGATAGAATGGCAGTAATTGTAGGGGATATTCTGGTTAGCCTGGCCTTTGAAGAATTTCTTAAAGCTACAAATGATCCCTATCTGGTCCAGAGCTGGTCACGACTCTACCGCTTGTTAGCGCTGGGAGAAGCCAAAGATTTAATCTGGGAAGGAAATCAGGATATTGATACCGAAAAGTTGAAATCCATGATCTACGGCAAAACAGCCAGTTTTCTGGAATTTGTCATGATAGCTGGTTGCTATCTGGCAACCAGGAATCAGAAGCTGGCTACCAAAATGGGACAGTTTGGCAAAGAGATCGGTTTTGCCTTTCAGATTATGAATGATCTGAATAATTGGTGTGGGTTAGAGAAGAAGTTGGGACGCCTCCCCCAGCAAGATATCATATCTGGCAAAGTCAATCTGGTTACAAGGCTTGTTCAGCAGTATCAAACTTCAGTAATAGACCCTGCAAAATTAAAAGAACGTGTTACAAATGAAGCCAAAGAGCTGGCTCTTCAACATATAAAAGCAGCTTATTGTATTTTAGAAAATCTGGACATTAATAATAAATACACTAAAGTTCTTGCTAGTCTTTTAAAGGAGTTCGACCAGGAGTGGTTCTGGGTGGATCGGGATGATCAATGA
- a CDS encoding TatA/E family twin arginine-targeting protein translocase, producing the protein MFNIGIPELILILVIALIVFGPGKLPEVGKSLGKAIREFKNASKEMTAEILEDENDKKQV; encoded by the coding sequence ATGTTCAATATTGGTATTCCTGAATTAATCCTTATTCTGGTTATTGCTTTGATTGTTTTTGGGCCAGGTAAGTTACCAGAAGTGGGTAAATCTCTGGGAAAAGCTATTCGCGAGTTCAAAAATGCTTCAAAAGAAATGACTGCTGAAATTTTGGAGGATGAAAATGACAAAAAGCAGGTATGA
- the hypD gene encoding hydrogenase formation protein HypD — translation MKNRYRDPLLIQKVTQKIHQVTESLDRTVRLMEVCGTHTHSIFHFGIRDLLPEKVELISGPGCPVCVTPMEFIDQAILLSRQPDVIITTFGDLMRVPGKRGSLLQAKAEGADVEILYSPLDSLKLARENPEKLVVFLGVGFETTIPLSALAIQQAEVEGIRNFKILNAHKIVPPALRALTTQDIRLDGFILPGHVSAIIGLKPYHFLAEEFGMPGVVAGFEPLEILLGILKILEQLSEGRAEIENVYRRVVCSEGNRRAVEMINKYFVLTESEWRGLGMIPDSGLMLKDEWKDFDLLTQENLDAVKAVQEEMEQLSEYSSQNMDGPCICGLILTGRKIPLDCPSFDKVCTPESPLGACMVSAEGTCAAYYRYRGRGGRFHVR, via the coding sequence ATGAAGAATAGATACCGTGATCCTCTTTTGATTCAAAAGGTGACCCAAAAAATTCATCAAGTTACTGAATCTCTCGATAGAACTGTTCGTTTAATGGAAGTTTGCGGAACTCATACCCACAGTATATTTCATTTTGGGATAAGGGATCTACTGCCTGAAAAAGTGGAGCTAATTTCTGGCCCGGGTTGTCCTGTCTGTGTGACACCGATGGAGTTTATCGATCAGGCAATTTTATTATCGCGCCAACCGGATGTTATCATCACAACTTTTGGAGATTTAATGCGGGTTCCTGGAAAACGGGGATCTTTATTACAAGCCAAAGCAGAAGGGGCAGATGTGGAGATTTTGTATTCACCTCTTGATAGTTTGAAGCTGGCACGTGAAAATCCCGAGAAGTTGGTGGTATTTTTAGGTGTGGGATTTGAAACTACCATACCATTGAGTGCTCTTGCTATTCAGCAAGCTGAGGTAGAAGGAATCAGGAATTTTAAAATATTAAATGCCCATAAAATAGTACCCCCGGCATTACGCGCTTTAACAACTCAAGATATAAGGCTGGATGGATTTATTTTACCCGGTCACGTGAGTGCAATTATTGGTCTTAAACCTTATCATTTTCTAGCAGAAGAATTTGGTATGCCGGGGGTGGTAGCCGGTTTTGAACCTCTTGAGATTTTGCTTGGAATTCTTAAAATTTTAGAACAACTGTCGGAAGGAAGGGCTGAAATTGAAAATGTATATCGACGGGTTGTATGTTCAGAAGGTAATCGGCGAGCAGTAGAGATGATTAATAAATATTTTGTACTAACGGAGAGTGAGTGGCGCGGTCTGGGTATGATTCCCGATTCGGGGTTAATGCTTAAAGATGAATGGAAAGATTTTGATCTTCTGACTCAGGAAAACCTGGATGCGGTTAAGGCAGTCCAGGAAGAAATGGAGCAATTGTCAGAGTATAGTTCACAAAATATGGATGGTCCGTGTATTTGCGGTTTAATTTTAACCGGACGAAAGATACCGCTGGATTGTCCGTCTTTTGACAAAGTCTGTACGCCTGAGTCGCCGTTGGGAGCCTGTATGGTTTCAGCTGAAGGAACCTGTGCAGCTTATTATCGTTATCGCGGGAGAGGAGGACGTTTTCATGTCCGATAA
- a CDS encoding nickel-dependent hydrogenase large subunit — MAKIKIDPVTRIEGHLAIEVDIDSNNNVIYAHSTGNLFRGFEKILIGRDPRDAVHLTQRICGVCPVSHCMASVNALENAFGYTPSDQARIIRNLILGSNFIASHILHFYHLAALDYIQGPEMEPWTPHYNTDCRLTSSQNQAIIDNYVAALEARRKAHEMAAIFAGKMPHVTTVLPGGVSVTPTSESISKFNMYLDWIIDFINNKYIPDVNTIADAYSDYFSIGVGNGNLLAYGVFDLDNTGNYKLFRRGVYTNGTISELDESLIKEYVMYSWYDNSDTNKHPSNGSTTPTPDKSGAYSWLKAPRYNGEPFELGPLARMTINGDYTNGISVMDRHLARAQEARKIAYAMKDWLLQLEPEVTSYDELTVPNSRVGVGLTEAPRGAVGHWIAISDSKISHYQVITPTCWNASPRDDNGNPGPIEGALVGTNVANVEKPIEILRIVHSYDPCTGCSVHVSRADREVISEFIVNPVR; from the coding sequence GTGGCTAAGATTAAAATAGATCCAGTAACCCGTATTGAAGGTCACCTGGCTATTGAAGTTGATATAGATTCTAACAATAACGTTATATATGCTCATAGTACGGGTAACCTGTTTAGAGGTTTTGAAAAGATTTTAATTGGTCGTGATCCACGGGATGCTGTTCATTTGACCCAGCGAATTTGCGGTGTCTGCCCCGTATCCCATTGTATGGCATCTGTAAATGCTCTAGAAAATGCCTTCGGCTATACTCCATCTGATCAGGCTCGCATCATACGAAATCTGATTCTGGGTAGTAATTTTATTGCAAGTCATATTTTACATTTTTATCATCTGGCAGCTCTTGATTATATTCAGGGACCGGAGATGGAACCCTGGACACCTCATTATAATACTGATTGCCGTTTAACTTCCAGCCAAAATCAAGCAATCATAGATAACTATGTAGCGGCTTTGGAAGCGCGACGGAAAGCCCATGAGATGGCTGCTATCTTTGCAGGTAAAATGCCCCATGTTACTACAGTGCTGCCCGGTGGTGTATCTGTAACACCAACTTCTGAATCGATCTCTAAATTTAACATGTATCTGGATTGGATTATTGACTTTATTAATAATAAATATATTCCAGATGTTAATACTATAGCTGATGCTTATAGCGATTATTTCAGTATCGGAGTTGGAAATGGCAATTTATTAGCATATGGTGTATTTGACCTGGATAATACTGGTAATTACAAACTTTTTAGACGGGGAGTTTATACCAATGGTACAATTTCCGAGCTGGATGAGAGCTTGATTAAAGAATATGTAATGTACAGTTGGTATGATAACTCTGATACTAATAAACACCCATCTAATGGTTCTACTACTCCTACTCCGGATAAATCCGGTGCATATAGCTGGTTGAAGGCTCCGAGATATAATGGTGAGCCATTTGAATTAGGCCCTCTGGCCCGGATGACCATTAATGGTGATTATACGAACGGTATTTCTGTTATGGACCGTCACCTGGCCAGGGCTCAGGAAGCTAGAAAGATTGCTTATGCAATGAAAGATTGGCTCCTTCAGCTTGAGCCAGAAGTTACTTCCTATGATGAATTGACCGTACCTAATAGTAGAGTTGGTGTTGGTTTGACTGAAGCACCACGGGGTGCAGTAGGTCATTGGATTGCTATCAGTGATTCTAAGATCAGCCATTATCAGGTAATCACCCCAACTTGTTGGAATGCATCTCCACGTGATGATAATGGTAATCCTGGGCCAATTGAAGGAGCTTTAGTTGGTACTAATGTGGCTAATGTAGAAAAACCAATTGAGATTCTTAGAATAGTTCACTCTTATGATCCATGTACCGGTTGTTCTGTTCATGTTTCCAGAGCTGACCGTGAAGTGATCAGTGAATTTATAGTCAATCCTGTAAGGTAG